The following are from one region of the Nitrospiria bacterium genome:
- a CDS encoding ComF family protein codes for MRTGTKRSGLGLMLDLLLPTRCRICQRYFRGDANPCFCRDCWATVSRIEGPCCPRCGKPFASEAALSHSPGHLCGDCRRRLPHFDRAVAAAWYEGVLAEAIHLFKYRGKTLLVRPLGGLLLPAMERLSEADVLAPVPLHPSRLREREFNQALLLCDFIRAESGLPVLPDALERTRETPPQIGLSHQDRWRNVRRAFIPKRPERLEGRRIVLIDDVLTTGATVNDCARVLKRAGAERVCVLTVARTPDGPG; via the coding sequence ATGAGAACCGGCACGAAACGCTCCGGCCTCGGGTTGATGCTGGACTTGCTCCTTCCCACCCGGTGCCGCATCTGTCAACGTTATTTCCGCGGGGACGCGAACCCCTGTTTTTGCCGGGACTGCTGGGCCACGGTCTCCCGGATCGAGGGGCCGTGCTGCCCCCGGTGCGGCAAGCCCTTCGCGTCCGAGGCGGCGCTCTCGCACAGCCCCGGCCATCTCTGCGGCGACTGCCGCCGGCGATTGCCGCATTTTGACCGGGCCGTCGCGGCGGCCTGGTACGAGGGCGTGCTGGCCGAGGCGATCCATCTCTTCAAGTACCGGGGCAAAACCCTTCTGGTCCGGCCGTTGGGGGGCCTTCTCCTTCCCGCGATGGAGCGGCTTTCCGAGGCGGACGTTCTAGCGCCGGTCCCGCTCCATCCCTCCCGGCTGCGCGAACGGGAATTTAACCAGGCGCTTCTGTTGTGCGATTTCATCCGGGCCGAGTCGGGCCTGCCGGTGCTTCCCGACGCCCTTGAACGAACCCGCGAGACGCCGCCCCAAATCGGGCTCTCGCATCAGGACCGATGGCGCAACGTGCGCCGCGCGTTTATCCCCAAGCGCCCCGAACGCCTCGAAGGACGGCGGATTGTGCTGATCGACGACGTCCTCACCACCGGAGCGACCGTGAACGACTGCGCGCGGGTCTTGAAGCGGGCCGGGGCCGAGCGGGTTTGTGTCCTGACGGTGGCGCGCACGCCCGACGGGCCGGGTTAG
- a CDS encoding ABC transporter permease, whose translation MFSKLEERPVGWAERWPALKFANDTVAIADAELRKIFRDPTELFSRAVQPVLWLIIFGQVFSQIRGIPTGNISYLAFMTPGILAQSVLFSAIFYGIGVIWERDLGIVHKLLVTPSSRGALVLGKAVSAGFRGIVQAVIIYLVALALRIEIRWEVFAIAGVVSGVILGSAIFSTFSLIIACIVKTRERFMGIGQVLTMPLFFASNAIYPLEMMPDWLKRVAGFNPLTFLVDVLRRLMIEGGRGAHSLAADFGVMAVVLLIMILIASRLYSTLAR comes from the coding sequence ATGTTCAGCAAACTCGAAGAACGGCCCGTCGGCTGGGCTGAGCGTTGGCCCGCGTTGAAGTTCGCCAACGACACCGTCGCCATCGCCGATGCGGAGCTGAGAAAGATCTTTCGGGACCCGACCGAGCTTTTTTCGCGCGCGGTCCAGCCCGTTCTTTGGCTGATCATCTTCGGCCAGGTGTTCAGCCAGATTCGCGGCATTCCCACGGGGAATATCAGTTATCTCGCCTTCATGACGCCGGGGATTTTGGCCCAGAGCGTGCTGTTCAGCGCGATCTTTTACGGGATCGGGGTCATCTGGGAGCGGGATCTGGGGATCGTTCACAAGCTGCTCGTGACGCCGTCCAGTCGCGGCGCGCTGGTTCTCGGAAAGGCGGTTTCCGCGGGTTTCCGGGGCATCGTTCAGGCGGTCATCATCTATCTGGTGGCCCTGGCGCTCCGGATCGAAATTCGCTGGGAAGTCTTTGCGATCGCCGGCGTCGTGTCCGGGGTGATCCTGGGCTCGGCGATCTTTTCGACCTTTTCGCTGATCATCGCCTGCATTGTCAAGACCCGCGAGCGCTTCATGGGGATCGGGCAGGTTCTCACGATGCCGCTGTTTTTCGCCAGCAATGCGATCTATCCGCTGGAGATGATGCCGGATTGGTTGAAACGCGTCGCGGGCTTCAACCCGCTCACGTTTCTGGTCGACGTCCTTCGTCGGCTCATGATCGAAGGGGGGCGCGGCGCGCACAGTCTCGCGGCGGACTTCGGGGTGATGGCCGTCGTCCTCCTCATCATGATCTTGATCGCGTCGCGGCTTTATTCCACGCTCGCGCGTTGA
- a CDS encoding ATP-binding cassette domain-containing protein yields MPTVGSGGEFAVETRRLTRAFGAVAAVKGVDLQIRYGMIFGLLGPNGAGKSTMIKMLTTLLDPTSGTAAVAGFDIVRSPMEIRKRIGYVPQMLSADGALTGHENLSLSARLYGMGAAERRGRIRDALEFMGLTDVAHKLVKTYSGGMIRRLELAQAMLHRPAVLFLDEPTIGLDPVARRTVWDRLQALRKQYGMTALITTHDMEEADHLCDELAVLHLGEIVVTGEPSKLKAAVGPDATLDDVFAHYCGGTIQEGGTYRDVQQTRRTARRLG; encoded by the coding sequence ATGCCGACGGTAGGATCCGGAGGCGAGTTTGCGGTGGAAACCCGCCGGCTGACGCGAGCCTTCGGCGCGGTCGCCGCGGTCAAAGGCGTCGACCTTCAGATCCGGTACGGGATGATCTTCGGACTGCTCGGACCCAACGGCGCGGGGAAAAGCACGATGATCAAGATGCTGACGACGCTGCTGGACCCGACGTCGGGGACGGCGGCCGTCGCCGGCTTCGACATCGTCCGGTCGCCGATGGAAATCCGGAAGCGGATCGGCTACGTGCCCCAGATGCTTTCGGCCGACGGCGCCTTGACGGGGCATGAGAATCTGTCCCTCTCCGCCCGGCTGTACGGGATGGGCGCGGCGGAACGGCGCGGCCGCATCCGGGACGCGCTGGAGTTCATGGGCCTGACCGACGTGGCTCACAAGCTCGTCAAAACCTATTCCGGCGGAATGATCCGACGCCTGGAACTTGCCCAGGCGATGCTCCATCGCCCCGCCGTTCTGTTTCTGGACGAGCCGACAATCGGGCTCGATCCGGTGGCGCGTCGGACCGTGTGGGATCGGCTGCAGGCCTTGAGAAAGCAGTACGGGATGACCGCCCTGATCACGACGCATGACATGGAGGAGGCGGACCATCTCTGCGACGAGCTGGCCGTTCTTCATCTGGGGGAGATCGTCGTGACCGGGGAGCCCTCGAAGCTCAAGGCCGCGGTCGGACCGGACGCCACGCTCGACGACGTGTTCGCCCACTACTGCGGCGGCACGATCCAGGAAGGAGGCACGTACCGGGATGTTCAGCAAACTCGAAGAACGGCCCGTCGGCTGGGCTGA
- a CDS encoding MBL fold metallo-hydrolase, with protein sequence MIEFNRGIRIIGTDLWLDSTKARPLGFISHAHGDHTAKHQRIIATPATWSLCRRRLGAKPRTLPLAFRTPHSVDGFTIELLPSGHILGAAQIVIQNGRRIVYTGDFKLRPNRTADPAEVPPCDILIMECTFGKPRYVFPPPEEVERRLIAFIETAFEDRKIPVLLVYAMGKSQEVLKLLGDRGYTVCLSQPAVEIVKIYENCGVAFKNYERFSNDNLHGKVVLLPPYLARTRMAEKISNRRTAVLTGWAMDAEATSRYGADVAIPMSDHADFEELNEYVDRARPSKIYTVHGAPDFARHLRKRGYRAEHLAPGTQLELW encoded by the coding sequence ATGATTGAATTCAACCGCGGGATACGGATCATCGGCACGGATCTGTGGCTGGATTCGACGAAGGCGAGGCCGCTGGGTTTCATCTCCCACGCCCACGGCGACCACACCGCGAAACATCAGCGGATCATCGCGACGCCGGCCACGTGGTCGCTCTGCCGCCGACGGCTCGGCGCCAAACCCCGGACGCTTCCGCTTGCGTTTCGAACCCCGCATTCGGTGGACGGTTTCACGATCGAACTCCTTCCCTCCGGCCATATTCTGGGCGCGGCGCAGATCGTGATCCAAAACGGGCGGCGGATCGTCTACACGGGGGATTTCAAGCTCCGACCCAACCGGACGGCCGATCCGGCCGAGGTTCCGCCCTGCGATATTTTGATCATGGAATGCACGTTCGGAAAACCGCGGTACGTTTTCCCTCCGCCGGAGGAGGTGGAACGGCGGCTGATCGCGTTCATCGAGACCGCGTTTGAAGACCGGAAGATTCCCGTCCTCCTCGTGTACGCGATGGGCAAAAGCCAGGAGGTCTTAAAACTCCTCGGCGACCGGGGATACACGGTCTGCCTTTCCCAACCGGCGGTCGAGATCGTCAAAATCTACGAGAACTGCGGCGTCGCGTTTAAAAACTACGAGCGGTTTTCGAACGACAACCTTCACGGGAAGGTCGTTCTGTTGCCGCCCTACCTCGCCCGGACTCGGATGGCCGAGAAGATTTCCAACCGCCGGACGGCGGTCCTGACCGGATGGGCGATGGACGCCGAGGCGACTTCGCGCTACGGGGCGGACGTTGCGATTCCGATGTCGGACCACGCCGATTTTGAAGAGTTGAACGAGTACGTCGACCGGGCGAGGCCGTCCAAAATCTACACCGTCCACGGCGCGCCGGACTTCGCTCGGCATCTCCGAAAGCGCGGTTACCGCGCGGAGCATCTCGCTCCCGGGACGCAGCTGGAGTTGTGGTGA
- a CDS encoding DMT family protein: protein MKTILLLTISNIFMTIAWYGHLKYRDSLLWKAILISWLIAFFEYCFQVPANRIGYGQFSAAQLKTIQEVITLVVFCVFSVVYLKEGLKWNYLVGFVLIIVAVFIIFKKW, encoded by the coding sequence ATGAAGACGATTCTCCTATTGACGATCTCCAACATCTTCATGACGATCGCCTGGTACGGCCACCTCAAGTACAGGGACTCCCTGCTTTGGAAGGCCATCCTGATCAGCTGGCTGATCGCTTTTTTTGAATACTGTTTCCAGGTTCCCGCCAACCGCATCGGCTACGGCCAGTTTTCGGCCGCGCAATTAAAAACGATTCAGGAAGTCATCACGCTCGTCGTCTTCTGCGTCTTCTCCGTGGTCTATCTAAAAGAAGGGCTGAAATGGAACTACCTGGTCGGTTTTGTGCTGATCATCGTCGCCGTGTTCATCATCTTCAAAAAATGGTAG
- a CDS encoding thioesterase family protein has product MNLYLRLLAVLTGAFFGRRLGPMEESVLHFRVWPTDLDLNGHMNNGRYLTLMDLGRVDLMIRTGLGRVAFKRRWTPLVGSAVIRFRQSLDPFQRYQVKSRILCWDDKWFFIEQRFTRPGGLIAVGLVKGLLRGRHGNIPTAEVLRAVGVEAVSPEMPEAVRLWRASERSAGDATKH; this is encoded by the coding sequence ATGAATCTCTATCTTCGTCTTCTGGCCGTGCTGACGGGGGCGTTTTTCGGCCGGCGGCTCGGCCCGATGGAGGAATCCGTGCTGCACTTTCGGGTCTGGCCGACCGATCTCGACTTAAACGGCCACATGAACAACGGCCGCTATCTGACCCTGATGGACCTGGGGCGGGTGGACCTGATGATCCGGACGGGCCTCGGCCGCGTCGCTTTCAAACGCCGGTGGACTCCGCTGGTCGGCTCGGCCGTGATCCGTTTCCGGCAGTCCTTGGATCCGTTTCAGCGCTACCAAGTGAAGAGCCGGATCCTGTGCTGGGATGATAAGTGGTTCTTCATCGAGCAGCGTTTCACACGGCCGGGCGGATTGATTGCGGTGGGCTTGGTGAAAGGACTGCTGCGCGGCCGCCACGGGAATATCCCGACGGCCGAGGTGCTTCGCGCGGTCGGCGTCGAGGCGGTCTCGCCCGAGATGCCCGAGGCCGTCCGGCTCTGGCGGGCGTCCGAGAGGTCCGCCGGCGACGCGACGAAGCATTGA
- a CDS encoding NAD(P)-binding domain-containing protein, producing MALYLIALFGALVVIWTLQARFQKRRDKKNLQQLRATIAEGLTEPPSLHPVIDPYVCIGSGACVAACPEGDVLGMIGGKSALINPTHCIGHGACQASCPVQAITLVFGTEKRGVDIPYVSPTFETNVPGIFIAGELGGMGLIRNAVEQGRQAIEAIRKLKPTGSPLDVVIIGAGPAGFSASLASLQHKLRSMTIEQETLGGRVAHFPRGKIVMTQPAKLPLVGPIKFREIGKESLLDFMRDVEKKTGVRIRYNERMEDIQKTDRGFVVKTSRGSYETRAVLLAVGRGGTPRKLEVTGEELPKVVYRLIDPEQYRRQRVLVVGGGDAAMEAACSIAAEPGATVTLSYRGDAFSRAKDKNRQKVKEAEAGGRLRVILNSNIKEIQAQKVMLERQGESIELPNEAVLVCAGGVLPTEFLKKMGVRIETKYGTA from the coding sequence TTGGCCCTGTATCTGATCGCTCTTTTTGGCGCCCTGGTCGTGATCTGGACCCTCCAGGCCCGTTTTCAGAAAAGAAGGGACAAAAAAAATCTTCAGCAACTCCGGGCGACGATCGCGGAAGGACTGACGGAGCCCCCCTCGTTGCACCCCGTCATCGACCCGTATGTCTGCATCGGGTCCGGCGCCTGCGTGGCGGCCTGCCCGGAAGGCGATGTTTTGGGCATGATCGGTGGGAAGTCCGCGCTGATTAATCCCACGCATTGCATCGGCCACGGCGCCTGTCAGGCTTCCTGTCCGGTGCAGGCCATTACACTCGTGTTCGGAACCGAGAAAAGGGGCGTGGACATTCCGTACGTCAGCCCCACCTTCGAGACCAACGTTCCGGGGATCTTCATCGCGGGCGAGCTCGGAGGGATGGGGCTGATCCGGAACGCCGTCGAGCAGGGCCGCCAGGCCATCGAGGCGATCCGAAAACTGAAACCGACCGGATCCCCGCTGGATGTGGTGATCATCGGCGCGGGGCCCGCCGGCTTTTCGGCCTCCCTGGCCTCGCTTCAACACAAACTGCGTTCCATGACGATCGAGCAGGAAACGCTGGGGGGGCGCGTCGCGCATTTTCCCCGCGGCAAGATCGTCATGACCCAGCCGGCCAAGCTCCCGCTCGTGGGGCCGATCAAGTTCCGCGAGATCGGGAAAGAGAGCCTTCTCGACTTTATGCGCGACGTGGAAAAGAAGACGGGCGTCCGGATCCGGTACAACGAGCGGATGGAGGACATCCAGAAAACGGACCGGGGATTCGTCGTCAAAACCTCACGGGGATCGTACGAGACCCGGGCCGTTTTGTTGGCCGTGGGCCGGGGCGGGACGCCGCGCAAACTGGAGGTGACCGGGGAGGAACTCCCCAAGGTGGTTTACCGGCTGATCGATCCGGAGCAGTACCGCCGTCAGCGCGTCCTGGTGGTGGGCGGCGGGGACGCGGCGATGGAGGCGGCTTGCAGCATCGCCGCCGAGCCGGGCGCGACCGTGACGCTTTCCTACCGCGGAGACGCGTTTTCGAGGGCCAAGGATAAGAACCGGCAAAAGGTCAAGGAGGCCGAGGCCGGGGGGCGATTGCGGGTGATCCTGAACTCGAACATCAAAGAGATCCAAGCGCAGAAGGTGATGCTGGAGCGGCAGGGAGAGAGCATCGAGCTTCCCAACGAGGCCGTCCTCGTCTGCGCGGGCGGCGTTCTGCCGACGGAGTTTCTGAAGAAGATGGGGGTCCGGATCGAAACCAAATACGGCACCGCCTAG
- a CDS encoding DUF3422 family protein — protein sequence MESLTPPNEKDVLHRLHEWPKKYLEEWLDFPAHIHHASYRMTNPPVERPQSRMEFLRLLQGLRIPETHAVVSEKFGYGVRVEADGDRLVIAWEAHTEYYSYQAWHIPDDKSLLPEFGPLAVPGFQFPVRPLGTQVTALDIVVSPERGASPDLIRDLIPGPHRFGSRVFGEEISVVTSFKPDDAHRERYLICSTSPETLLRHLAKVIDGVVTVENYYHLLLLPFPEFTRAVDRIHELEQQHLDQRARITEQLGTSESKTLQEWLNRLTIDFMEVSRFAESMRYRLSASVPYNAIVHAAVRGFQERPLPPFLPLSDYVLGGISGIADGYQQLMKRIEAIESDFQSMISVIRTRVNLMQQEQNLVLEDQNLRLLVSMNKTAKSQAILQHTVEGLSVIVIAYYLSGLAGYLFKALEEFGWIKNAVAASGLFVPVSLALSLTLMLLGRMFIRKRMSSKDD from the coding sequence GTGGAGAGCCTTACGCCGCCGAACGAAAAGGACGTCCTGCACCGGCTGCATGAATGGCCGAAGAAATACCTGGAGGAATGGCTGGACTTCCCGGCGCATATCCATCATGCCTCGTATCGCATGACCAACCCGCCCGTCGAGCGGCCTCAAAGCCGGATGGAATTTCTCCGGCTGCTCCAGGGCCTTCGCATTCCGGAGACCCATGCGGTGGTGTCCGAGAAGTTCGGGTACGGCGTTCGGGTCGAAGCCGACGGCGATCGGCTCGTGATCGCCTGGGAAGCGCATACCGAGTATTACAGCTATCAGGCCTGGCACATTCCGGACGACAAGTCGCTGCTTCCGGAATTCGGACCCCTCGCCGTTCCCGGTTTTCAATTTCCGGTCCGTCCGCTGGGCACGCAGGTCACTGCGCTCGATATCGTCGTTTCCCCGGAGCGCGGGGCGTCTCCCGACCTGATTCGGGATCTGATTCCCGGGCCGCACCGCTTCGGCAGCCGGGTGTTCGGCGAGGAGATCTCGGTCGTCACGAGTTTCAAGCCCGATGACGCGCATCGGGAGCGGTACCTGATTTGCTCGACCTCTCCGGAGACGCTGCTGCGTCATCTGGCCAAGGTCATCGACGGCGTCGTGACGGTCGAGAACTACTACCATCTCCTGTTGCTCCCGTTTCCGGAATTCACGCGGGCGGTCGACCGGATTCACGAACTGGAGCAGCAGCATCTGGACCAGCGCGCCCGCATCACCGAACAGCTCGGCACCTCGGAGTCCAAGACCCTGCAGGAGTGGCTGAACCGTTTGACGATCGATTTCATGGAGGTCAGCCGGTTTGCGGAGTCCATGCGCTACCGGCTGTCCGCCTCCGTTCCGTACAACGCGATCGTTCATGCCGCCGTTCGGGGGTTTCAGGAACGGCCCCTGCCTCCCTTCCTGCCCCTTTCGGATTATGTGTTGGGAGGCATCTCCGGAATCGCCGACGGCTACCAACAGCTGATGAAGCGAATCGAAGCGATCGAGTCCGACTTCCAGAGCATGATCTCGGTCATCCGGACGCGGGTGAACCTGATGCAGCAGGAGCAGAACCTGGTTCTCGAGGATCAGAACCTCCGTCTCCTGGTCAGCATGAACAAGACCGCCAAGAGCCAGGCGATCCTGCAACATACCGTGGAAGGTCTTTCGGTCATCGTGATCGCCTACTATCTTTCCGGTTTGGCGGGCTATCTTTTTAAAGCGCTCGAGGAGTTCGGCTGGATCAAGAACGCCGTCGCCGCGTCGGGACTTTTTGTTCCGGTATCCCTGGCGCTCTCGTTGACGCTGATGCTGTTGGGGCGGATGTTCATCCGCAAACGCATGTCTTCAAAGGACGATTAA
- a CDS encoding nuclear transport factor 2 family protein: MRDGSEWARRVYAAVDAKDADGFVSHLTENAWFRYANADPVVGRPAIRAAVEGFFASIESLHHEITGQWQQGDDLLLRFDVRYTRQDSRSVTVPAMTVFQMEGELARRVQIYVDVSPVFAP; this comes from the coding sequence ATGCGTGACGGGTCGGAATGGGCGCGGAGAGTGTACGCCGCGGTGGATGCGAAAGACGCCGATGGATTTGTCTCTCACTTGACGGAAAACGCGTGGTTTCGGTACGCAAATGCCGACCCCGTGGTCGGTCGTCCGGCCATCCGGGCCGCCGTGGAAGGATTCTTCGCATCCATCGAAAGCCTTCACCACGAGATTACGGGGCAGTGGCAGCAGGGTGACGACCTTCTTTTGCGGTTTGATGTCCGCTACACGCGGCAGGATTCCCGGAGCGTGACGGTTCCGGCGATGACGGTTTTTCAGATGGAGGGGGAGCTGGCCCGGAGGGTCCAGATCTACGTGGACGTCTCTCCCGTCTTCGCGCCCTAA
- a CDS encoding DUF1634 domain-containing protein, with amino-acid sequence MPNPGSAWTEPRMEMIASRLLRDGVILAAVIVLLGGMLYLARYGAAFPDYRIFRGEPTDLRSVAGIVVDALSLRSRGLIQLGLLLLIATPVARVAFSVFAFARQRDRTYIIVTAIVLALLLYSLSGARL; translated from the coding sequence ATGCCGAACCCCGGGTCCGCGTGGACCGAACCCCGGATGGAAATGATCGCGAGTCGCCTCTTAAGAGACGGGGTTATTCTTGCCGCCGTGATCGTCCTGCTGGGAGGAATGCTCTATCTGGCGCGTTACGGCGCCGCTTTTCCCGACTATCGGATCTTTCGCGGGGAGCCCACGGATCTTCGCAGCGTGGCCGGGATCGTGGTCGATGCCTTGTCGTTGCGCAGCCGGGGGTTGATCCAGCTGGGGCTTCTGCTGCTGATCGCCACGCCGGTGGCGCGGGTTGCGTTCTCCGTATTTGCCTTTGCACGGCAACGCGATCGCACTTACATCATCGTGACGGCGATCGTGTTGGCCTTGCTCCTGTACAGTCTTTCGGGAGCGCGATTGTGA
- a CDS encoding sulfite exporter TauE/SafE family protein — MNTLELTLLVGLGSIVAGFFGSLTGLGGGVVIVPLLTLAFGMDIRYAIGASLVSVIATSSGAAAAYLREGFINMRIGMFLEIATTLGALAGALVASRLSTSVIAMIFGVVLVYSSYLSSRPRRDRPEPDRPDPLATRLKMDGSYPSFEGPKSYHVHAVPLGFGLMFVAGTISGLLGIGSGAVKVLAMDQAMRIPFKVSTTTSNFMIGVTAAASAGVYLNRGYIDPGLAMPVMLGALLGSLVGAQELVKARTRQLRIVFSVIILLLAVEMIYNSLKGVI, encoded by the coding sequence GTGAATACTCTTGAACTGACCCTGCTCGTCGGGCTCGGCTCGATCGTGGCCGGGTTTTTCGGATCCTTGACGGGCCTGGGCGGCGGGGTCGTGATTGTGCCGCTGCTGACCCTGGCGTTTGGGATGGATATCCGATATGCGATCGGGGCCTCCCTGGTCTCCGTGATTGCCACCTCGTCGGGGGCCGCCGCGGCCTACCTTCGGGAAGGCTTCATCAATATGCGGATCGGGATGTTCCTTGAGATCGCCACCACCTTGGGCGCGCTGGCGGGAGCGCTCGTGGCTTCCCGATTGTCCACGTCGGTGATCGCGATGATCTTCGGGGTCGTGCTGGTCTACTCGTCGTATCTGTCGAGCCGGCCCCGCCGAGACCGGCCGGAACCGGATCGGCCCGACCCGCTGGCGACGCGCCTGAAAATGGATGGAAGTTACCCGTCGTTCGAAGGGCCGAAGTCCTACCACGTCCATGCCGTTCCTCTCGGTTTCGGTCTGATGTTCGTGGCCGGCACGATTTCAGGGTTGCTTGGGATCGGATCGGGGGCCGTCAAGGTCCTGGCCATGGACCAGGCGATGCGCATCCCGTTCAAGGTTTCCACCACGACGAGCAACTTTATGATCGGCGTCACCGCGGCCGCCAGCGCGGGCGTCTATCTGAACCGCGGCTACATCGATCCCGGTCTGGCGATGCCGGTCATGCTGGGCGCGTTGCTCGGCTCGCTGGTCGGTGCGCAAGAGTTGGTCAAAGCCAGAACGCGCCAGTTACGCATCGTCTTCAGCGTGATCATCCTGTTGTTGGCGGTTGAGATGATTTATAATAGCCTCAAGGGAGTGATCTAG